The Methanosarcina barkeri MS DNA window CAGGCTTTTCTCAAACACATTACGATGTAGACGGAGACGGCATAGCAGAGGAGACAGCAACCCTTAGCGAAAATGAAATCGACTATGCAGCTCTTGCAACGTCGAATTCTTCAACGCCTGAGCAACCTCCGGCATCAACTAATTCAACAGTTACTCCTTCCGATAACGTAACAGAGCCTCCTTCAGAAGAAGTCGTAGGTAATAATAGCAGCAGTTCTGATGGTAATTCAGATAGCAATTCAGATGGCAATTCAGATGGCAATTCAGATGGCACTTCTGGCGACAGTTCAGATAGCGGTTCAGATGGCACTTCTGGTGGAAGCAGCCACAGCAGTGGAAGTAGCGGTGGCGGCGGTGGTTCCCCTGAACCTCAAACTAACGTTCAAGTCAAGGAACTTTCGCAGGCACAGGTTTTAAACGGAAAGTCTGTAATGTTTGATTTCCCAAATAACGCAACCTGTGTTGTGTATGTCAGCTTTGATGCAAAGAAGACTGCAGGTAAGATTACAGCCATTGCCGAACAACTCAAAGGAAAATCAACTCTGGTTTCAGAACTGAACTCGGGTGAGGTCTATAAGTACTTCAACCTCTGGGTCGGAAACTCAGGATTTGCTACCTCAAAGAATATTGAAAACCCTGAACTATGCTTCAAGATTGAAAAGTCCTGGCTGCAGGATAAGAAGATCAACCAGAATTCAATCATGCTCAATAGCTACAGTGACAAAAAATGGTCACAACTACCAGCGACCCTGTTAAAAGAAGACGGCCAATATCTGTATTTCACGGCACACCCCTCGGAATTCTCATTCTTTGCAATAACCGGAGCAACACCAGAGGAAGCCGGAAATGAAACACAGACTGAACCTGATACTGAAAACCTCAGTACTAATACTGGAGGCAATATTGGAAACAACACTGGAAACGCAACAACAGGTGTTGAGCAACCTTCTGAGCAAGAAGAAAATAAAGGTATTCCAGGCTTTGAAATGATTTACGGAGTAATCGGGCTTACTGGAGTGTACCTGCTTAGAAGAAGGTGATCATCTGGAGAGTTTCAAAGCTACTCTTGACAGGATTGAGTCTTAGCAGGATTAACTCTTGACGGAATGAAAGACGAAACTGCAGTACTACTTAAGGGGTGAGGAAATGATTTTAAAAACACTCACCCCTTTTACTGCCTCCTGAAAGCAGAGAAAGAATATTCTGTGACCCATTGTCAAAGCTGTAGAAGAAACAGAAGACGCGAGAAAAATGTTATTAAGCGAAATACAGGTGAGGATATGAAAAAGCTGGAAAATTACGAGTGCTCCCACGTTTCTGAAAAACCCTCTGACGGCGGCGAAACCGAAGAAGTCCTGGTCATAGGCCACTGCCTGCTCAACCCCCTTGCAAGAGTAAAAGGAGTAAAACCAGCCCAGCCTATTGATACGCGAGGCGCAAACGTTATCCAGCTCCCCTGCCCGGAAGCGACGTTTTTCGGAATGAAGCGCCGGGAAATTACTAAAGATCAGCTTGACCATCCTGCTTACCGGCGGTTTTGCAGAGAAATCTTTACCCATTTTGCAGACCTGCTCGAAGACCTTGCAGCAAGCGGCGTAAAAATAAAAATTCTAGGCGTCCCGAAAAGCCCTTCATGCGGCGTGGAAATAACCAGCGTTGGCGGAGAGCCAGGCAAAGTCAAGGAATTCCACCATAGACATGCGCCGGGTCCTGGGGTATTTATGGAAGAGATTATAAAAGAGCTTGCAAAACGAGATGTAAAGTTTGAGATAGAGGATGCGGGAAGGTAAAGAAAGGTCGAAGATGCCAGAATGTAAAGAAATTAGGTAAAAATCATTGGTTCCTGATTAACTGTTTCTGATTAGTTATTTGATTTATTTAAGGGTTAAAAGAAGGAATCTTCATATTTCTTTCTACAGGTAGGTTTTTACAGGTGTCCACAATGGCTTTTATTCATTAGTTTCCCCTATATTTTGTATTTTTTGCGGGAAAAGCCGCTCTCCTACGTCGAACGGGAAAAAACGGTTCAGGATAGCGAATATGGCTATACTGGTCAGAGTTTGAGATTTTGAACTGATAATCTTTTTTCAAAAACATTAACTAACAAATGAAATAATGTTTAAAAGTTCTGCACAAAAAAGATTCACTTTTTACTTAATTATACTAGAACCGCCAGAGAAAATCGGTTCTTATAGCCTCAGGCTCTCACCGGTCGTCGCAGGCGACCGGCCTTTTCCTAAATAAGAATATAGACAAAGACATAAAAAATGAATATACAGGCTTTTCAAATGATCTAAATCATATCACGCAAGAGCATATCTGAATATAGATTAATTACCACTTTTTTGATTTTTTACTTTTCAAGTAGATTTTCATTATTTCATTTAACCTAAGCCCAACGCCATAAAAGTTGGGTTCAGCCATAACAATTTTGTTTAATTTTTCCA harbors:
- a CDS encoding PGF-pre-PGF domain-containing protein: MKNRFIALLLAIFIFITASGIGAAAEIIVHNGESIQSAVNNATHGDTIIVEPGTYYENVTLSTYDMVIMSQSGNPEDTIIQGNGFYLTGDAQEITIKGFTLKGTDTSYGINLGQFSNCIIEKNKILNYGTGIDTNLYSTFTIDNNEISNCESGVSVGECYYGATVKNNRISNCEIGVVVGDSGNSQIENNTITENDQGIALLYEGRADIAGNTISFNKKCGLYDKADASSKIYNNYFNNTVNVIFDGYYGYPNIWNTTRTTGKNIIGGPYIAGNYWAKPDGTGFSQTHYDVDGDGIAEETATLSENEIDYAALATSNSSTPEQPPASTNSTVTPSDNVTEPPSEEVVGNNSSSSDGNSDSNSDGNSDGNSDGTSGDSSDSGSDGTSGGSSHSSGSSGGGGGSPEPQTNVQVKELSQAQVLNGKSVMFDFPNNATCVVYVSFDAKKTAGKITAIAEQLKGKSTLVSELNSGEVYKYFNLWVGNSGFATSKNIENPELCFKIEKSWLQDKKINQNSIMLNSYSDKKWSQLPATLLKEDGQYLYFTAHPSEFSFFAITGATPEEAGNETQTEPDTENLSTNTGGNIGNNTGNATTGVEQPSEQEENKGIPGFEMIYGVIGLTGVYLLRRR
- a CDS encoding DUF523 domain-containing protein is translated as MKKLENYECSHVSEKPSDGGETEEVLVIGHCLLNPLARVKGVKPAQPIDTRGANVIQLPCPEATFFGMKRREITKDQLDHPAYRRFCREIFTHFADLLEDLAASGVKIKILGVPKSPSCGVEITSVGGEPGKVKEFHHRHAPGPGVFMEEIIKELAKRDVKFEIEDAGR